A genomic segment from Aegilops tauschii subsp. strangulata cultivar AL8/78 chromosome 1, Aet v6.0, whole genome shotgun sequence encodes:
- the LOC109754724 gene encoding putative protein Brevis radix-like 5 — protein MHVCFRGGAGDSRAARSIRGLAKNMKAMSLKAKAAGGVGHARRRQRREADPRERYKDGSGPTSAKIAPAQLQDDRRHDHLLHTEEDCDKGCSPSLDADDDAAEKGDDGAEEWVAEPEPGVLMTLAPRPDGTNRLRKVRFRDELFDDWAAQSWWADNHDRIVELYSLVNQADGGGNDDTPVTPCQSESDEEEPLPDDAMAAGEPSSGSRSSGTAGSPILGLVTAPDTLRGCKTPPAEEEGDISDHQQRNTPWTEWVEEYEPGVFITVRAYPDHPLQLRHVELSREKFGEVKARVWWQENKDRLRSFYSF, from the exons ATGCACGTGTGCTTCcgtggcggcgccggcgacagCAGGGCCGCCAGGTCCATCAGGGGCTTGGCCAAGAAC ATGAAGGCCATGTCTCTCAAGGCGAAGGCGGCCGGGGGCGTCGGTCATGCGCGGCGGAGGCAGCGGAGGGAGGCAGACCCCCGCGAGCGCTACAAGGATGGTTCGGGACCGACGTCGGCCAAGATCGCGCCGGCGCAGCTGCAGGACGATCGCCGCCATGATCATCTGCTGCACACGGAGGAGGACTGCGACAAGGGCTGCTCTCCTTCGCTGGACGCCGACGACGATGCGGCTGAGAAGGGCGACGACGGTGCCGAGGAGTGGGTGGCGGAGCCGGAACCGGGCGTGCTGATGACGCTGGCGCCGCGCCCCGACGGCACCAACCGCCTCCGGAAGGTGCGGTTCAGGGACGAGCTGTTCGACGACTGGGCGGCGCAGAGCTGGTGGGCCGACAACCACGACCGCATCGTCGAGCTCTACAGCCTTGTCAACCAGGCCGACGGCGGTGGCAACGACGACACACCTGTCACCCCATGCCAGTCCGAATCCGACGAAGAAGAACCGCTGCCG GATGATGCGATGGCGGCCGGCGAGCCGTCCAGCGGGAGCAGGTCGAGCGGCACGGCGGGGTCGCCGATACTGGGCCTGGTCACCGCGCCCGACACCCTCAGAGGATGCAAAACGCCACCAGCA gaggaggagggcgacATCAGCGACCACCAGCAGAGGAACACGCCGTGGACGGAGTGGGTCGAGGAGTACGAGCCCGGCGTGTTCATCACCGTCCGGGCATACCCCGACCACCCCCTACAGCTCCGGCACGTCGAACTCAGCCGTGAGAAGTTCGGCGAGGTAAAGGCGAGGGTGTGGTGGCAGGAGAACAAGGACAGGCTGCGCAGCTTCTACTCCTTCTGA